The Plectropomus leopardus isolate mb chromosome 14, YSFRI_Pleo_2.0, whole genome shotgun sequence DNA window CTTATCCTCCTTCCTCCCTGTCACTTCTCCATGTCAGCAACTGACGGGGATTTGTGACAGATCCTCTAACTCCTCTTAGGCCACAGGCTTCCTTTGTGATCTAAGGGTtcttatatgtgtgtgtttgctcggatttgtgtttgcgtgtgtttcCCAGTTGAATCCGACCGCTCTGAACCCACTGAGAGTCATATATGAACTGTGCTGGTTAAGATACTCTGACAGCGTTAGAGTCGACTCTCCCAACCTCTGTCACTTGGTGTCTTTGTCTCTCCAGTCTGTTGGAAACTCTCTAATCTGAGGCTTTACCTCAACGCTCCCTTTCTAGCATAATTTGGTTGCATGTTAGTCaaaatcacttatttttttgttctagAGAGATTCCATTGCTTTGTCTGTGGTGATATACATCATCGTCTCGCATAAATTTGCTATAGTAGCTTCAGCCGTCTTGTCATGTCATGAAAGCCAAAGGAAGTGAAAATGGTAGATCAGCACCATAATGTACAGTGTGGTGAAAGAGGAGGATATAGCTAAAAGAGTGAATGGGACACAGAGGGCAAGAGGCAGTAGGACCAAGGAGACATAAGATAGTGAGCTAGAGAGAGAAGAGATGGAGAAATGGGGAGCAAGAGAGCCTTCACATCGCTTTTAACGACATTATCGTGGCCTGTGGTGTATATAATTTAGTACGATGACGCAATGGAAGATACTGCACCGAGTGAGCTGTCTGAGAGGGAGGCTCACATGCTCATTTCAACACACATTTCTCTCTGTGACTGTGTTAAATTAGTCAGATATTCATGTGcattcagttttaaatgttaagattttttttttatcttaactatattgtaatatatttttaattaaaatatgttatttaatttttgagaatactaagtaataaaaaaaaatgcagacataTGAGCAAATCACAGTAAggtctggaaaaaaacacaaacaaaacatgttggAAAGCAGCATTGCATGTAGGCATACACATTGCTTGGGAAGACATTCAGAGATCTCAGAGCTTGAAAGAATTGCACAGATCAGGGACTACACAACCAATGCATAGCAGCATAATAACAAGAAGAGAGCTCTAGACATTGACGAGGGCCATGGAAGGATGTCTGTCTACAGTGCGATACCCCCTGCGTACTAGGTCTGCTTTGCAGTTTAGGAGGTAGTTTTAAAAAGGCACCTGCAGCTTATGAAAAACTGTCATTCCCCTGTAACCTGAAGCACTCCATCGGCAAAACTTTAAGAATTGCTTAACATTAAAGGTCTGGGCTTAATCCATTGAAATAAGATGCATCTTCTTGCTAACAAGATAAGCTTGTTCAAAGGTTTTTGCCTGACATTTGTCAAAGAGAGCCCCTCACCTGACAGATTCAGCAGGAAACTGacaagattttatttaaattttatgttttttatctaatttataCAGCTTTTTAAGAATCAAAACCGGTTTTGAACCTGCtcaacaaagacagagaaatgtGTATACAAATACAAGCATAGAGACATGAAAGTGCATAGATGAGTTTAACAAGATACAAAttgaaaaaaccaaaacaaaacacgtacacacaaaaaagaggtCATACAGTTAAAAGTTGGCTGCTGtccttcttctttgagttagctgctaaatgcttctAGCTGCTAAATCTCCTGGcagtgggtcacacacataacatgtcGCCAAAACGTTACACTTGTCCCGTCTATAGTCCGGTTTTGCCATCTGTCCCTTTACACAGACACTAATTCAGAGCTGTTACTTTCTCTGTTGCTGGCTTAAAGGCGCGACAGCTCTATCTCTCCATTTCACGATTGTTACCTTTTATATACAGAACGCTGAAGCAGAATGACAGCGTGAAATttccgccttgaacaggcagtgtgaaaGGAGCCTCTGTTAGCCTGTTGCACAGAGAGATTTACCTGATGACTCCACTGCATCAGACCATGCCACCTCCCCGAACTGAGTGCCCAGGTCCCTCTCCCACACGCCTTTAATTCTGTCAATTTTGAGTGTGTTGAGGGATTGTAATcttctatttttattgcagcaaaactgtaacaaaaaTGAGTCAGTAGCagatattttaagtttaagGGATATTGAGATAGTTGAAGTGTCTCTTCTGTAGAAAGCCATAAAAATTGAAGTTGTACATGCAACtcactttgtattttaattttgcgTTCAGATagttaaaaagcaaaagaaacacagaagagAAACCTCTGGCCTGACTGTAGGCAAGGTTGGGAACTCCACAGTCAGGCAGTAGACCAAACAACTCAACCCCAAACTAGAATTTCTTTGAACCTTCTGGCTGAGTCACGACACTACGAGTGCCTGAGTGTTTGAACCATTTCATTAGGCAATAAGACTAAAACTCACAGCAAATTACAGCCTTGGGATGCTCAAAGcttttagaaaattacattGATACACCAGTAATGAGAAAGAAGCtcgtcatttttttaatcaatttaattGGGATAATTAAATGTTGTTCTTCCGTTGAGAAATATGTGGATGTTTTAGTTAATCAACTTGAACAGTAGATAAACAAAGTCTTCTAgtgttgtaattattataatggcagtgcttaaaatgaataattctGCCTGAACTCAACCATACAAATTGGGtctaaattaatgtaaaaatcatGCATTTCATATACTGATATAAAAAGTAATTCCGTCTtagtgttttcatattttggtgtgtgtttattcGGTATTTTAATGTGAATGCCAGTAAAAATTAATCAAGGCATTATTTGCAAGCATATTCTATCACACAGTTAATTTATTGCCCTCTGTTAGATAGACTTGTTTATAAAGTCTGTTTTAGGCAAGACAGTACATTTGCTGTGTGCAGTGAAAGTAATTATGTGCACAGAatcttgatttctttatttatgcaATTTTTGCTCCTGTGTGACACTGCCAATCAGAGCTATTTGTTTAAGCTTACTTACCTGCATTGCAGAGCAAACGCTGAAGGAATTTAGAAATCCCAACACTCAGCTGTAATTTGGCAGtgagtgtttgtgcatgcatcGTTATATTTACTCGACTAACGATGTACGATAGATACCTTTTGTGTCTAATACTGTATTTTTCCACCAGTTCTCATCAAAACAATAagttgcatgtttgttttgaaagcTGTAGTGGTTTGTCAGAATCAAATCCAGGAGATTACATGATGATAACTGTCTATGCAGCTTCGAGAGGTGCTTTCAAATCAGTCCTAGTGAGCTACAAATGACAGgatgcacacacaaatcagATTTAGTATGCTGAGGCTGTACTGCACATATGCATATAACATAATGGCCATATGGCCTGTGTGCACAGTAGGTGCTGCTGCATTCAGCATGCTAATCTACATTCTGAGTGTCTGTTTGCCAACCAAAATGGTCCTGCTGGATCTCACTCACACTTTGCAATCGTTGCTTTTAAGATTCCTGTATTGAGCCTGTTTGTGTAATATTGATACCCATAATAATGGAACTTATTGTTTGCTCTGATTTCATTGCTGCAACCATAGACTGTGAAAAAGAAGTGTATGTAGCCCCCaggtctgaaaagtgaagccagtGTGGAAGTACAGTaccttttgtttacattctgtCTTATGGTCAGCAGAAGGTGGCGCTACTGGCTACAAAACAATACAGATTGTGTAGAAGTCAATAAGAGGATGAGTTTATGGTCCCAATCACTATTTTCAGATCTTCTTTCTACAGCAGGATGctcattttgcaaatttttgattactttttgattGACAAGCCGTTACCACAGTGATGTGTAAATCATGATTGATGTgtcaattaataaaaatcaaatcaaatcaagttgGGGTGctcagtagctcagttggtagagcaggtgccccatgtgcagaggctatgtccttgctgcagtggccacaggtttgattccagcccTGATTCttcgctgcatgtcatccttTCTCGCTCCCCCTTTCACACGTAAGCTTCTTATCTCCAATAAAGGAAAAAGCCAAGAATAATCAAGTTAATTTAtgtagcacatttaaaaacaatcaaacgatcaaaaatttaaaataggAGCAATAACATCAACAACGAAGACAAAAAATGGTAGTAGAAATCATAAAGCAATGCATATCTTCCCCAGCTCCACCCTTTAGTCCAAGTGTGGTCACTTCTGTCTCCAAAAAAGTCAAGATggcgacagccaaaatgcctCAACGCTTCAGTCTCGTAGTTCACAAACTAATGGGTGATGTTGTGGTGGCTACATCCACGTCTTTTGTACAGTCTATTGTTGGAACAACTAGTTTATTAATTTTGATAAGTTCTgaacaaaagaataaatgcaGCACTAATGCAGTCTAATGTTTTTTCTATGcacacaaaaactttatttctctcaaattatGTGCTCAAATTTGGGAAAATGTGTGTTAGACCACTTCttcttttccaagataatccatcctcCTGACAGGTGCatcatatcaagatgctgatcaaacagcatcattactacacaggtgtgccttgggattGACACAGTTAAAGGCCtcttaaaaatgtgcagttttatctttgacttttttttttttatcaggatTTCACATGACTAGCGCCACAGAAAGGCAGTCTTTTAGTCACAGATTTCCCAAAGAAtcaatcagtatttttttttttttttttaattgaatcaaTCAGTATTTGATGTGACTGCCGTTTGCCTCATGCAGTGCGACACATCTCCTTCACATTGAGTAACTCAGGTTGTTGATCGTGGCTGTGAATTGAATGTTCTCtggcaacagctctggtggacattctGCTGTCAGCCAGTGGCACACTCGCTCAAAATGCAACATCTGTggctttgtgttgtgtgataaaAGTGCAGTTCAGTGAagccttttattgtgactgtcCCAAGGcgcacctgtgtagtaatgatgctgtttaatcagcatcttgatgtgccacacctgtcaggtggatggattatcttggcaaaggagaagtgctctataacatggattttaacaaatttgtgccCAACATTTGGGAGAAATAAGTCTTTTATGAACATGGAACATTTTTAGATCTTTTAGTTCAACTCATGAAAAATTGGAGCAAAAACAGAagttgtgttaatattttagtTATGTGTGGTTTCAGCTTATAAATGTGGGGATTTgctgcttctctctgtctttttcattcTGATTTTTGATCACACTCAATAAGTGACTCAATCAGTTTGAAATACATCACTTAAAGCCTCTGGTGACCTTTAACAGCCACCAGTCattattttttgacatcttaTAGCCCAAATGATGACCTTTTACgaactaaaataaaaaggaaagcaaGACTGaacaaaatgacattattttttctgGCTGTCATGTAAAAAAGCAGATATTTATATGCATATGTCCTTACAAGGGATGATTTTGGTgtgtgaaaataatcattatctgCAGCTCTGTATTTCTTTCATGTTCTCTTGACAGAAGtctctttcttttcctgcaGGAGTTCAGTGAGAGGAGGTTTTGAGAGTAACACTCCACAGGCCTGTCATGCTTTCCTACCTTCTCACACTCCTCCATCTCTGCATCTCCCGCTGTCTTCTAATGTAAGTGTCCGTCTCTTTTATTAGAGCTCAgatgctgctgctttgtcaaGGGGTGAAATTACTTTTCCGCGAAGCTCACAACTGAACACAACATATTATTGGTCACAAGAGTAAACAGGAGGGTGACATAGTAAATAAATACTTCAGTATTTTAGAacatagttttatttattgtgtctCTGAGAGTCAGATGAGAAGATTGGTGCCACTCAAATGTCTTTATGTGTTAAGTACAGGGTTGTAGCTTAGAGGCAATTATCTGAAAGGGAAAGTTCagtccaaaatcaaaaatagatattttttcctcttacctatagtgcaatttatcaatctagattgttttgatgtgagttgtaGAGCGTTtgagatattggccgtagagatgtctgacttctctcaAATATGATAGAACTAGACTCGGATTTTGGAGCTCAGTgtgccaaaaatatatttaaaaacactcaacagcaatgtctctttcaaaaGATCATGGCCCGataactcaagataatccacagaccttgtaaGACCACTTCATttaggaactgttttctttctaccaaactacagatccattatatttgagcgaaggcagacatctctacagccaatatctccaacactgagcaacacacagcaaaacGATcttgattgataaatagcactcaAGGAgaaagggaaaatatgtattttttattttgggggggggggctgtccCTTTAACGTAGTCTGGAAATGGGGAAACACCTGAATACACCTACCACCACCTCGAAGACATTCAGAtctaatttatttcattgtaaataaacaggaaatgtaAGAATGACAATTTGTGCCACAAGCAGAATTTGTCATCCAAGTCCGACCAGCAATGAAGCAGGGAGCTCTGGGTGCTTGTGTCATAGGGCAACCAAAAACTGATGACCTGCATACTCAGGCACACTGTgatgacacagagctggttgaaaatctgcaaagtttacctttaaaactttgtaaCGTTGCTTTTTAATTAGCTAAATTGACCGTATTAATACTTGATTTTATTTACCAGTTAACAGTTTGTTGATGCTTGTAGTTCTTTGAACCGCTTGTTATAGCATTTAGAATTTCTTACTGTCTCAGACTTCAGATTTGCTACTCGAACACCAATGTGGATGGGTTTTCTGAATCTGAAACACTGTCCAAACAGTGCGCAGATGGAGCAGTGGTTATCAATCTCTCAGCTCTCGGAATTTAGTGAAAATGCGTCCTGACAAAGCACCGGGGCTCAGTGATTGGAAGagaattaaaatattgtaaactCATATTACCTCTGGGTTTcagattttattaattttttttattgtgttttttgtcttctgtctttGAAAATAAGCGTTTTCCCTTTAACATGTTATgtaatcagtaaaaaaatatcataccatcatcatcaaaacaccaaattaaGTGTGTTGAGTGAGTGGTGTAAAGTTGTAGAGACTTGCAGGAATTTTGTCAAGCTGTCACTGAAGCTGCTTAGCAGATGGTGCTTCTGTTGAGGTGGTTTTTCCTTTATTATCTATCTGTATCTGAGTGGCCTGAAACATCCCCATCAGCTGCATGATAACCAACTACTTACAACATGTTTCATCAGTTGAGGTTACATCATGATGTTACATGAATATACTAATTCAGCCTACATTGGTTATCTTTGCAGGCACTATAGAAACCTTTGTTGGACGTAAGTATGCAGAATATTTTGCAGTTTCATCTTTACTGGCACTTTCAAAATACAGACATCTAATAAGCTgattcctcttttttcctttactcATCTTCCCTGTCTTCAAACGTCCATGTCTTTCTCCTGCTTTCATTTCTGTGTCTCCCTCTGAAGGGTTTGATGGAGAGCTGGTCGAATGTCAGCGGGAACTATTGTTATATCCGGAGGAATTCTCGCCGGAGTGATACTGCTGTGCATCGTAGCAGTGCTCTGTTACTGTAGACTCCAGGTACCACTGTGTCTCTGCCTGtgtattaatttttatgtgtgtctttaatgatttaaaggaggacttttttacattaaaagaaatatacttTCTTTAGACAAAGCTTTATCTAAGATGACCTCTAAAAAAGAGAGCTCAGCAATCTGTGAATATTATGAGAAAAGCTTTGAACACTCTAAGAAATAAGGGTTCTTTATAAGACTCCATTGAAAACTCATTTTAGGAGAGAGTTTCTTGACGGTTGTTAAATGTTTGGATGTCAACCTTTAAATATTCAGATGCTTAAGCATGTTTCAAatggtatttttaaatgtagataTATCTACAGCACCCATAATCAATCATGTTCTGCCATAGTTGACAcgtttccatcattttttttgaaaccGCACCCACATTATCTGCCTCTAATAGCCACAGGTGGGGCGTTACGTGACATTAAATGTCTAagctataataataaatacacatataaaacttaattcaaatataaaatatctgcTTAAAATATTCgatattttagcaaggttaaacctttatttttaaagactttaaagaCAAACCCTCTGAAAGGGTTTCAGCTGTAAccataaaaaggttttttatcAGAAATCAAAAAAGGTTATCTTATGGGGATGAATCGAAGAGCCTTATGTGGTTCCCGTTAGCtcttttatttctaagagtggaGTTAAGAGGCAGAGTTGGCACTTCTGGCACAACCTCACTTACTTCCTTGTCTGCAGTATTACTGCTGTAAGAAGAATGATTCTGAGGTGGACATGGGCTCCGTGGTGGGAGCGGaccctctctctcactttccctGCAACGCCTGCAACGCCCTCGCCATGGACGGCGCAGCCATCACCCCCGTCTCTCTGGATCAGCTGGACACGGGTTCCCACCACAACCACTGCCCCACCTGTTCTCCGTACACCCTCCGCTCTGGACTCACAGACGACATTCGCAACGGAGGGGAGCGGCTGGGCTTCCACACCTACTACGAGAACCCTCTCCCGCTGACCGGCAACCCGCAGGGCTCCTCTCCTCTGAACTACTACGGTCCAACGGACATGTTTCCTCCGCCGCCACGCCCCTACAGCACCCAGGTCTGACCTCTGCTGCACCAtaaagacacactcacacatatagAAAACATACCAACACATCCAGCACACGCCCTGTTGTTTTAGACGGAATTCAGGCGACGGATTTCAACACAGCACAATTGCACACATTACTGCCCACCGCCGCCACAGATGTCAGACTCGTTGGTCCATGGGAGTGACCCATAAACTGAGCCCAGTGACAGAGCCTCTGTGTGGGCAACAAATCCTTGGACCAAACCCATGGAGAGCTGCTGACAGCAGCATAAACAGTGTTAGATCAGCAGGGAAGTGGGACATAACTCTGGTACAACCTCATTTTGTTTCACACAAGGCCAAATCACATGCGGTACTAAAATGTGTCTAAATTTAAGTGTGAATGCACTTGGATTGACACATCTTTTAAGCCACTTTTTAAGGTTGGTCAGGGACACGTGTGAGTCCCCAAGGCACACTGAAAGACAGCcaagtcagttttcttgtgtagGTGCTAGGGATGCAAGTTTTAAGCAATTCCCATAAGCTATGTTAAGGATTTACAATTTTAATACCTTAAGATTTATGAGATACAAAGTGCATATATTTCCCCTTCAAAGCCTACTTTGAACAATTAATGTGCGCTTTGTTCAGGCCATATTGTTTTAGTCAAGATTTAAAGAAGACAAAATAGctgaatacttttttaaaaattccctGGGAAATTTTCTGGATGTAATTATGTCATTTAGTCCATGTCATAGGAAACATAAGAATGTccttgaatgaaaaaaaaagaagtaaaaaccaagtgacttttcatttattaatgcTTACTTTACCCTCCTCTGTGTTGAATTGTTTGCTTGCCTGTTCAGTTTCTGCATGTTCAGCTGATCTGATACTAAAAAACCTCCAGATTACGCAAGCAATTAATTAGAACTGATAAATCTGTGTAAATTAATGTCCCTATATTGCCCATAGTTAGGACCAAATTACATGGATCTTTTAGGAAACTTAGTCAAGAAGTATtatgaagttattattattttttatcttaattgtttttatttgtattattattattattattattagggactcataaaataaagctttaccAATTATTCTACTCCTACTCCAGCTGCTGTTATTCATGAATAGCACTAACAAAATTATAAAGTTTCAGGACATCTGCATTaaattagacatttaaaaacaaaagattttctGTCTTAAGGCTAAAGCCTTCAAATCCCTGTCacgtgtaaaaatataaataggcTCGCCTGACGTCTCAACCATTGATAAATTATTAGTGGTTTTAATATGACAAACTTCCCAAACCATGATAGATAATTCGCCTTGTAGAATACGTTAGATAAGGTTTTTAAGCTCATAGCCAAGGTGGGATGGAAGAGCCAAGGAAATCCTTTTCTCTGCCTGTATGGCCGGGGAAATATATGCTTTTTGTTTAGCTCCAGCcatagttttaaaataaatgagagcTGGGAGGTGACGTAGAGGTTTTTGTGATGGCAGGTTTTTGCAGTCTGCTGTAGGGATGGGCAAGAGTAGTCCGGCTCTATTTGGATGTCCAGTGTATAGAGCAGTTGCAATGTAAGTGgactcttttttaaaagtttacattttttggacgGGAAGCTGTGACCTAGCTGTCATCTGTGAATATCTGCACAGATCCATATAGCCATAATGATAGATCTGCACAGATTATGCTCAATGATTTCAGTCAGAATGTATTTcgacaaaatgaacaaaatgaacatgtaGTGCAAGTTTGTATCATAGCTAATCTCTACAGTTTGGAGCACAGAAAGGTAGGCTAAGATTTACCTCTAAACGCATTTTTGCTTGGGTGTTTATTTCAGACCCtaatctgatgttttttctcattaGTACTCAATAATAATTGAATGAGGATATGAAATGTGGAAATGACTTTAAATGCTCATCCCTTGTCTGTTGTAGCCTGGTCTTTACAATCTGACAACCGGTGTCGccccagtcgccagaagaaaatgttagcattatATGCTTTTGCAAACCaataatacattacatttttacatttctcacATATCTTCTTAACATCTCCAAAGCGAGGTGAAATAAAAGCTTTTGTCATccagaggtggaggggatgctGAAGATTCTGGCCAAgttgcagaccactgttcaccACCAACACAGGTTGTTTCCACCAGCGTTTGTGGCACTGAACGTGGGTTTTGTCAGCAGCACATCATGGCGTTTCATAACGGTGCTTGTGGAACCAAACTTGTGATTTTTTACTGACAAATGGTTCTGTTTCCAAGCCGCATTTGTGGCGCCGAACCTGAGCGCTTTTCACTTACCTCTCCCTGCTATTCCAGTTGCTGCTGTGCCACCAAATGTGGTCGTTTTAAGCCATGATTAACTGTCCCAGCCATAGCCAAGTGGTTTTTGTTCCTAAACTTAACCGCATCTTCATTGCAGCGTTGCTGAGAAACCCAAACTCTCAGCGTACTTTCTACAAAAcaacgtacaaatgtaatgtatccatgCTTTGCAAAAACTTagaatatgaacatttttttctgggtaTTTTTCTGGGTTGTGGTTTATCTGGTTACATGATACGAAGCCTAGAAAGGACCACCACCTATTTAGTTTCAGTGATTCTCTCCTGCATTGTTCCCCCTCTCCCCGTCCTCCTGGGTGTTAACTGAGAGTGTCTTTGCTAGCCTGAGaaacccccaccccctccaGCTTACTGTACATGAGGGCTAACAGTTTTTCTATTAGGTGTTGATGTTTGCCGACTACAGAAGCCAGCTAATGGAGCTTCAATGTTTTTCTCCAGGGGAAAAGAGTGAAGGAGAAACTACaagtttttaagcatttttgtgCGTCTTGCAATAACTGAAGGAGTCTAGTcttcttaaaagaaaatatcttagaaaaatatgaatttagTTTGCTTGTCACTTCTGGTTAATTGTACTGAAACATTACTAAAAGAGGGTTGATTCTGCAGTGTCTTCCATATAAGTTGatgtatttaactttttcatgtttacagACTGAGTTGGATGAACAGAAAGAAATTATTCTCAGATTTTGCAGGTGTTAACAGAAAGGAGACACTTGGATCATGTACCATACTTTGTTGATCTTGAAGCTTAAGTTTTGTATCTTATAAGCCATTATATCTGCTATACAGTACAGTAACGAGATGCAGTGTTATTCCACAGTATATGCCTgaatctatatatttttaaggaGTGTTGTAGTTTTTGTGAAGGATGTCAGGATTTAACTGTGTTTTAGTGAGTTTGGTGCCAAATGTGAGTTTTCCAGACCCTTTCAGTTATTCTtccatcttgattttttttctctctgtatttctGCTAGTTATGATACAACAGAGGAGTAAAACAAGAAGAGAATGGAGATGTACATTTGGGAATtcactttaaaattaaatttagcaaaaatgtgactaaaatagttaaaatacagttatattTAGTGTAATAGATTAAAGATTATTAGCtgaagatccagtgtgtaggatttagggggatttattggTAGAAATGAAATATCATGTACtaggtttgttttcttgttcatactcacctgaaaataagaactgggGTTTCGATACCAgaatgtatctatctatctgtctatccatccatccctctccctctttctctctctgtctatttatctatctatctatctatctaataaGTTttaaccgggagaagtttcagctggttgcaatttgcaatcctcaccactagctGTCAACTGCaacccctaaatcttacacacttttcctttaaaagacaTATAGAAgatatttattctgtattttctcaCACCACATTGTTTTCACTGAGCTGTGAGCTTTTATTATCACATCTCCTAACTCTCCTCACCTCACATCCCCTTGTTATCCAGCAGTATGTGCTAAATTATATAtgtaacatgactttttttgttcatttagaCGTCCACTCGGCATTGGTGTTCACTGCCACATACCCACTATACTCACTCAACAAATGTGCTCCCCAAAGTTTTGTGAAAGGggtttaggtttttttgtgaTGAGCAGTTTGTTGTGCCACAAAGAGCACTATCAGAactgaaaagtcatttttaggatttttttttctgacttgaaaattgtatttttcagatttttctttatGAAACTAGAGTATGTTTCGGTATGCCCTGATGCAGTGCGAAAAATCCACCACGTTTcacaaaatgttcctttttttgaggaggaggacgaggaggaataaatgtttgtatctgcctggactttttttttggtctgtctTTGCTCAAAATGACTCAACAGTAGATGCACAGGATGTTGAAATCAcagttctgtttaaaaaaaaaatgtaaagaagaaggagaaaagcACCGTAATATGGTGGGAAGTGATGAAAAACCACAAAGGCACACAAATAGAAACTTGAGTAAAATTCAAGCACAGAAGTGTAAGTAGCGACATGTTGAAGCTGCAAGAAAGGGAAGTgaaacttggaaagaaatgaaacttATCTGCTATCATGGAGAAGCAGATTAATAAGTGAGAGGTTTTAGAGAGAAGTTATAAGAAACTACACCCATGACGTGGGAGTAAGACTGAGACTGGGGTGGAGAAGTGGATGTCATTTACGAGCAGTGGTGCTGGTTCCTCTTTGTTATTCTGCCTTCATGCTCTGGTATTCAATCACTTTACCTGCTGGACCCGTTTGCTCTCCTGTCAGGCTGCTCAGCCCGCGACAATAATAGACATTAAAGCTTGTGTCACGCCAACACCCTGGGGTGAAATATCACAAATACCACATCATTTACTCCGTCTTGTACATCAGCAGTGTTTAGCTGGCGGGTTCACACAGCATCTGTGCCAACGAGTATAAAAGTGTGAACAAAAGGAGCGAAGAAAAATGGatgttaatttgaaaaaagtttgtGGGAGATCATT harbors:
- the LOC121953156 gene encoding protein FAM163A-like, yielding MSAGTIVISGGILAGVILLCIVAVLCYCRLQYYCCKKNDSEVDMGSVVGADPLSHFPCNACNALAMDGAAITPVSLDQLDTGSHHNHCPTCSPYTLRSGLTDDIRNGGERLGFHTYYENPLPLTGNPQGSSPLNYYGPTDMFPPPPRPYSTQV